The DNA segment ACCGGAATCCCTTGACAGCTGGATTGGTCTGGACCAACTTGGTTGACATGTTCATACACAGAGCACACGGGCGTCGCGGACGAGCGGCATCCCGCACCGGCGGACCGGCCCGCCTGTGGGCGGCAGCCGTCACCTCCGCCCTCGCCCTCACCCTCATCGGTGCGGGCCACGCGTCCGCCGCGGACGTCAACAACGCCAAGAACGCCGGCTTCGAGTCCGGCCTGAGCAGCTGGACGTGTTCGGCGAACAGCGGCACGACCGTCTCCTCACCGGTGCACGGCGGCTCCACCGCGCTGAAGGCGACACCGGCCGGGCAGGACAACGCCCGGTGCAGTCAGACGGTGGCCGTGAAGCCCAACTCGACGTACACGCTGAGCGCCTGGGTCCAGGGCGGCTACACCTACCTCGGCGTGACCGGCACGGGCACGACGGACGTGTCGGCGTGGACGCCGGACTCGGCGGCGTGGAAGCAGCTGTCGACCACCTTCAGCACCGGCGCCTCGACGACCTCCGTGACCCTCTACACGCACGGCTGGTACGGGCAGGCCGCGTACTACGCGGACGACGTGTCGGTGTACGGCCCCGACGGCGGCGGGGGCACCGACCCCTCCCCCACGATCCCCGGTGCGCCGAGCGGGCTCTCGGTGTCGGGCACGACCTCCTCGTCCGTCTCGCTCGCCTGGAACACCGTCTCGGGCGCGACCGGCTACAACGTCTACCGGAGCGGCACCAAGGTCACCGCGGTCACCGGCACGTCCGCGACCGTGACCGGGCTCGCGGCCTCGACGTCGTACTCCTTCCAGGTCACGGCCACCAATGCGGCCGGTGAGTCGCCGAAGTCGGCGGCGGTGACGGGCACGACGAACAACCCGACCGGACCCGGGCCCGCCCTCCCCAAGCACGCGGTGACCGGCTACTGGCAGAACTTCAACAACGGCGCCACGGTCCAGAAGCTCGCCGACGTGCAGTCCCAGTACGACATCATCGCCGTCGCCTTCGCGGACGCGGCCTCGACACCGGGCGCGGTGACGTTCAACCTGGACTCGGCCGGGCTGGGCGGCTACACCGTCGACCAGTTCAAGGCGGACATCCGGGCGAAGCAGACGGCCGGGAAGAAGGTCATCGTCTCGGTGGGCGGCGAGCGCGGCACGGTCGCGGTGAACGACGCCACCTCGGCGACGAACTTCGCGAACTCCGTGTACTCCCTGATGCAGACGTACGGCTTCGACGGCGTCGACATCGACCTGGAGAACGGCCTCAACGCCACCTACATGACGCAGGCCCTGCGGTCACTGTCGGCCAAGGCGGGCTCGTCCCTGATCATCACGATGGCCCCGCAGACCATCGACATGCAGTCGACGTCGAACTCGTACTTCCAGACGGCCCTGAACATCAAGGACATCCTCACGGTCGTCAACATGCAGTACTACAACAGCGGTTCGATGCTGGGCTGCGACGGCAAGGTCTACAGTCAGGGCTCGGTGGACTTCCTGACCGCCCTGGCCTGCATCCAGCTGGAGGGCGGCCTGGCCCCGTCCCAGGTGGGGCTCGGCCTGCCTGCGTCGACTCGGGGCGCGGGCAGCGGGTATGTGGCGCCGTCCGTCGTGAACAACGCCCTGGACTGCCTGGCCAAGGGCACGGGGTGCGGTTCCTTCAAGCCCTCCAGGACCTATCCCGACCTGCGCGGTGCGATGACCTGGTCGACGAACTGGGACGCGACCGCGGGCAACGCCTGGTCGAACGCGGTCGGGCCGCACGTCCACGGGCTGCCGTAGCAGCACCGGACGCCGTCAACCCATCGGCCGGTAATGGCCAAGTACCCAGGCCAGCTGCGGGAACCACTCCTGCAGCCGCGTCCTGGGCTTGGCCTCCACCACGCACTCGTAGAACCGGCCGTCCATGTGGACCACGGCAACCATCAGGGCCTTGCCGTCGGGGCTCGCCTTGTAGTGGACGCCGCGGATCTCGGGCCAGCGGAACTCGATCGTGAGGCCGGACATCTCGAAGACGACGCCGGAGGCGTCGACGACGACCGCGTTGCGCTTGTCCACGGCCAGGAACTCCGGGCCGGCCGCAACGGGCTGGGGCGGCACCGGCTGCGGCGGCACAGGCTGGTGCGGCACCGGCCGGCCCGGGACCGGGGCGTACGGGGGCTGCGCGGGCGGGTACTGCGGCGCATACTGCGCCGGGGGCGGACCGAAGCCCGGCACGGGCGGTGGGGGTGGCTGCTCTGTCATCCGTCGTGTCCTCGGTCCTGTCCTCTGTCCTGTCCTTGCCCTGGCTGTGAACTTCTCGGCGCTGCGGTGAAACATTCTCCCTGCCCCGCCGCATCAGTGAAGTGAGGGCCTCACCGACGGCCGGCACGCAGCAGCAGGGGGACGGCATGAGACAGGCCCGCGCCGACGAGTACGCGGAGTTCGCGGTGGCCAGGGCCGGGCATCTGTACCGGTCCGCCTGTCTGCTGACCGCCGGGGACACCCACCTCGCCGAGGACCTCGTCCAGGAGACCCTCGGCCGGATCTACGCCCGCTGGGGACGGGTGTCCCGGGTGGACAACCCCGCCGGGTACGCGCAGACGGTCCTCACCCGCACCTTCCTCGCCCACCAGCGCCGGCGCAGCAGCACCGAGCGCGCCACGGACACGTTCCCCGACCGGCCGGCGGACGACGGCGGCCACGGTGACCTGTCGCTGCGGCTGACCCTGCTGCAGGCGCTCGCCCGGCTGCCCGCCAAGGACCGGGCCGTGGTCGTCCTGCGGTACTGGGAGGACCGGTCCGTGCAGGAGACCGCCGACGCTCTGAACTCCAGTTCCGCGGCGGTGCGGACGCGGTGCACGAGGGCGCTCGGCCGGCTGCGGGAGCTGCTGGGCGAGGACCTCGGCGAGTACGCGGCTCGCTGACCCACGCCCTCTCTTTCCCGACCCCAGCACCGACCTCACCCCCGACCCCAACCCCAACCCCGAGAAACGGTGGTCTCGCCATGCCTGTGGAACACGACGAGGAGCAGTTCGAGGGGCGGCTCAGTGACGCCCTGCACGACGCCGGTGACCGC comes from the Streptomyces sp. NBC_00443 genome and includes:
- a CDS encoding SigE family RNA polymerase sigma factor yields the protein MRQARADEYAEFAVARAGHLYRSACLLTAGDTHLAEDLVQETLGRIYARWGRVSRVDNPAGYAQTVLTRTFLAHQRRRSSTERATDTFPDRPADDGGHGDLSLRLTLLQALARLPAKDRAVVVLRYWEDRSVQETADALNSSSAAVRTRCTRALGRLRELLGEDLGEYAAR
- a CDS encoding chitinase, encoding MFIHRAHGRRGRAASRTGGPARLWAAAVTSALALTLIGAGHASAADVNNAKNAGFESGLSSWTCSANSGTTVSSPVHGGSTALKATPAGQDNARCSQTVAVKPNSTYTLSAWVQGGYTYLGVTGTGTTDVSAWTPDSAAWKQLSTTFSTGASTTSVTLYTHGWYGQAAYYADDVSVYGPDGGGGTDPSPTIPGAPSGLSVSGTTSSSVSLAWNTVSGATGYNVYRSGTKVTAVTGTSATVTGLAASTSYSFQVTATNAAGESPKSAAVTGTTNNPTGPGPALPKHAVTGYWQNFNNGATVQKLADVQSQYDIIAVAFADAASTPGAVTFNLDSAGLGGYTVDQFKADIRAKQTAGKKVIVSVGGERGTVAVNDATSATNFANSVYSLMQTYGFDGVDIDLENGLNATYMTQALRSLSAKAGSSLIITMAPQTIDMQSTSNSYFQTALNIKDILTVVNMQYYNSGSMLGCDGKVYSQGSVDFLTALACIQLEGGLAPSQVGLGLPASTRGAGSGYVAPSVVNNALDCLAKGTGCGSFKPSRTYPDLRGAMTWSTNWDATAGNAWSNAVGPHVHGLP